DNA from Chloroflexota bacterium:
TACGTCCAGAATGTAATTAAGGGACAATTTGTCATTCTAGACCCGAGAATATCAGGACTTGGGCCGATGCAATTTGAGATGATGGTGTACCCCGGTCGGTCGTTGGGTGTGGCTGCTGCTATGGGTGCTCCTTCGTACAGCCCTGGCTGGCCGATGAAGGAACTTCTAAAACAGGCTGACAGATGCGGAGTCCCTGAGGAGGTGCTAGGGCATATCTTTACCGAGAAGTCATTTAATGTTGGGCGGCTAGCCAAGCATGGGGAGGATTTTTTCAACCTGTTCGATATGTTTGGGCAATGCCACCGGCTTTATATTTCCAGATTCTACAGTATTAGGATGCTGGCTGAGTTATACTCGGCTGTTACTGGAATTGAAGTAACGCCGACTGATCTAAAGTTGGCCAGTGAACGTGTGTGGAACCTGTGGAAGTTGCTTAACTACAGGGCTGGCTTCGACCGTAAAGATGATGAGCCACCTGAAATATGGTTCCAGCCTCTTAAAGGGATGGACAAGGAGTATGTCCTGAAGGATTACTTTGGAACTACCCCCTTGACCAAGAAGGATTTAGGCCACCTTCTGGACGACTACTATGATGAAAGAGGCTGGGACAAAAAGACTAGCTTGCCTACTGCTAGAAAACTTAGAGAGTTAGGGCTGGATAGCCTAGTCTCGGATGTAGGAAAGCAGTCAGCCAATTAGAACACATTATTTCTGGCCAAACAGGGTATAAAACCCTTTGCCGACCTTTCTGCCCAGATAGCCGATTTCCACCATTCTCTTGAGCAACGGCGCTGGCTTATATCTTTCCCATCCGGTCTGCTGGTAAATTCCCTCGAGCAGGTCTACGCCTACATCTATGCCAATGAGGTCACATAGCTCGAATGGTCCCATAGGCCAGTTAAAAGATATCCTTACGATTTTATCTATGTCCTCCATAGTAGCCAACCCCTCTTCTAGCAATTTGGCGCCCTCGTTCATTACCAAGGGTATTATCCTGTTGGTTACAAAACCGGGCGAGTCTTTAACCACCACGGGTTCCTTGCCTATGGACTTGGCAAATTCATAGCTCACCTTGAGCGTTTCTTCCGAGGTAAGCAAAGACTTCACTATTTCTATTCCCCTCATCATCGGCACCGGGCTGAAGAAATGCATGCCGATAACCTTTTCTGGGCGTTTAGTCGCCGAGGCTAGTAAGCCTATAGGTATGCCTGAAGTGTTAGATGCCAGTATAGTCTGCTTTGGGCATATCTCTTCAAGTTGTTGGAATATAGGTGTCTTAACATCGGCCCTTTCAAATACCGCCTCGATTACGTAGTCGGCGTCCCTAGCCGCCTCCTTCAAGTCTATTGATGTGCGAATATTTGCCATGGCCTTATCCATATCGGTCTGGCCGATTCTGCTCTTCTCCACAAATTTACCCAGGCTGGCTTTTATGGCACTCATTCCCTTGTCGATGAACTCCTGCTTCACATCGACCATCGTTGTTTCGTAACCTGCTTGAGCCACTACCTGAGTTATCCCATTGCCCATCGTTCCTGAGCCGATAACGCATACCTTCTTTATCGCCATTTGTTCCCCCTAAGTTTTTGGTCAATTTTACCACGAAATTCTGTTTGCCGCTAAGCAGTTCGGAAGCCGTTGATTATACCGTTTAGCGAAGCCCATCAAATTGGTGCTATAATGCGAAAATCACTTTAGAGGAGGTGCGAGATGAAGACCGGTAAGGAATACCTTGAAAGCATCAAGAAGATGAATTTCTCGCTCTATATTGACGGTGGAAAGATAAACAATGCTCTGGATCATCCTTCAGTAAGAGCAGCGGCAAATGCTGTGGCTGCCACTTATGACCTCGCCCATGATAAAGAGATGCGGGACAAGATAATTACCACATCACATTTCACCGGTCAACCAATACCACTGTTCCAGCACGTACCTCAAAGCGTGGATGACCTTGTCGCCAAGGTGAGCATAACGCGCTACTGTAATCGGAGCCTAGGCATGTGCTCTTTCCGATGTATTCAGAATGCTTACGCTCCCTTGCTGTACGTCACCCACAAAGTAGATAGTGACAAGGGGACATCGTATCACCATAATCTCATCGAATGGCTGAAATATATGCAGAAAAATGACCTCTTAGCCTGTCCGGCGATAACCGACCCCAAAGGGAATCGAAAGATACCTGCTGATAAACAACTTGACCCCGATATGTACCTGCGGGTGGTGGAAAAACGCAAGGATGGGATTGTGCTAAGGGGGGCAAAATTACATCAGACCGGGGCGGTGATCTCGCATGAGAAACTGGTCTTGCCCAGCACCACCCATCGCAAGGGGGCCGAAGCTTACGCGGTGGCCTGTGCCGTACCGGGCAATGCCAAAGGGATTATTCACATCTCGGTGCGGCAATCTCAGGACGACCGCAGAAAAGAGGGTGTGGAGATAGACCTAGGGAACATCAGGTACGGAGTTCACGAGTGTGTAGCTATATTCGACAATGTTTTCGTTCCCTGGGAGCGGGTATTCCTGTGCGGTGAAGTGGAAGTTTTTGACGACATGGTCGGATTCTATGGCGCGTCTCATCGGCCAACCACTGGTGGCTGCAAAGCTGGCTGGGCTGACGTCCTCATTGGTGGAGTGCAACTGATGGCACAGTATAACGGTCTGGACCAGGCAGCACATGTAAAAGACAAAATAACAGACATGATAGCGATAACTGAAACCATGTATTCATGTGGCATTGCTGCTGCTGTCAGGGGGTTTGAACTGCCTCACGCTGGGTACATCGCTGACCCTGTTCTGGCAAATAACACAAAGTATTATGCATCTAAGGCAGTGTTTGACCTGATAAGGCTGGCAGAGGACATAACCGGCGGCATTTTAGCCTGCTGTCCCAGCGAGAAGGAGATGAAGAATCCAGAAATCGCACATTACCTAGAGAGATTTCTTAAGGGAGTAGACGAGGCACCGGCTGAACATAGGATTCGTATAGTAAGGCTGATTGAAAATA
Protein-coding regions in this window:
- a CDS encoding 3-hydroxyacyl-CoA dehydrogenase family protein; the protein is MAIKKVCVIGSGTMGNGITQVVAQAGYETTMVDVKQEFIDKGMSAIKASLGKFVEKSRIGQTDMDKAMANIRTSIDLKEAARDADYVIEAVFERADVKTPIFQQLEEICPKQTILASNTSGIPIGLLASATKRPEKVIGMHFFSPVPMMRGIEIVKSLLTSEETLKVSYEFAKSIGKEPVVVKDSPGFVTNRIIPLVMNEGAKLLEEGLATMEDIDKIVRISFNWPMGPFELCDLIGIDVGVDLLEGIYQQTGWERYKPAPLLKRMVEIGYLGRKVGKGFYTLFGQK
- a CDS encoding 4-hydroxybutyryl-CoA dehydratase codes for the protein MKTGKEYLESIKKMNFSLYIDGGKINNALDHPSVRAAANAVAATYDLAHDKEMRDKIITTSHFTGQPIPLFQHVPQSVDDLVAKVSITRYCNRSLGMCSFRCIQNAYAPLLYVTHKVDSDKGTSYHHNLIEWLKYMQKNDLLACPAITDPKGNRKIPADKQLDPDMYLRVVEKRKDGIVLRGAKLHQTGAVISHEKLVLPSTTHRKGAEAYAVACAVPGNAKGIIHISVRQSQDDRRKEGVEIDLGNIRYGVHECVAIFDNVFVPWERVFLCGEVEVFDDMVGFYGASHRPTTGGCKAGWADVLIGGVQLMAQYNGLDQAAHVKDKITDMIAITETMYSCGIAAAVRGFELPHAGYIADPVLANNTKYYASKAVFDLIRLAEDITGGILACCPSEKEMKNPEIAHYLERFLKGVDEAPAEHRIRIVRLIENISWGLGAILHSATHGGGSGQACKMMIYELSKLQPHREMAIKSAKALAGISV